CTCAAGATCACACGGAAGTAGAAAGATTAGTCAAGCTTGGCTATATTACGGAGAATCAAGCCAAACAACATCCCCACAGGCATATGCTTACTTCTGCACTTATCGGTTCTTCTTCCTTTAGGGAGTTTGAGGTTTTTATAAAGAGCATAAAAAATTACAAAAGTTTTCTCATATGCTCTGATGGACTTTGGGAGCTTGTGGAAGATTACGAACTGGCATTACCGCCTTCTGAGCTAATGAGTGTGGCCCTTTCAAGAACCGCCACGGACAACATAACTCTAATAAGGGTTGATATTCTATGAAAAGGCTTTTATTAATACCGCTTCTTTTTGTTATGAGCTGTGCAAAGGCTATTGATTTTGGCTCGCTTATTCTTCCGGAAGAGGAAGAGCTGCGCATAGGAAAAAGCTACATCCCTTATGCCATAGAAGAGAGCGACGGTCTATATCCGGACAAAAGAGTACAAGAATATGTCAAAAGCGTTGGCATGAGCATAGCCAAACACACGCCCAGAAGGCTGCCCTATGAGTTTTTTGTGGTGAATTCGGACACAGTTAACGCCTTTGCTCTTCCGGGAGGACCTGTATTTATCACGAGGGGACTTTTGCTCAAGCTAAATAACGAGAGTGAGCTTGCAGGAGTGTTGGGACACGAGCTTGGACACATAAACGCGAGGCATCATGCAAAGTTTTTAGAAAAGATGTACGCTATAAACCTGCTCTATAACATAAGTTCTGTTCTTTTGGCTGATAAGCCTTACGCTCAGGCACTTTTGCAGTTTGGTCAAGTGGGAGGTCAGCTTTTGGCTCTTAAGTTTAGCAGAGATCAGGAAAGACAAGCAGATGAACTTGGGGTTGTGTATGTGCTAAAAGCTGGGTATGACCCAAGAGGACTGTTGGGTGTTTTTGAAACTTTCAAGAATATGGAAAGGACAAATGTTCCCGAATGGCTCCAAACACATCCCCTTCCTCAAAGTAGAATAGAGGATGTCCAAAGAGAGATAGAAAACATAAAGCCCTCAGGAAGCCTCATATACGATACAGACGAGTTTCAAAACATTAAAAAGCTTTTGAAACAAACAGAGAATTCTTACAGAGAGTTTTACGCAGGCAAAAAAGCTTATCAGCAGAAGAATTACTCCATCGCCCTTTCTCACTTCATGAGAGCAGTAGAACTTTACCATGATAACTACGAAGCGCGCCTTTACATAGCTTATATACTTGCAAAGGAAGGCAATATATCACAAGCACTTAGACAAGTTCAGACTGCTTACTCTATAGTGCCTGAAGTTTTCTCTACAAACTATGTTTATGGTTTTGTGCTTTTCAAGATGGGAAGATACTCAGAATCCGTACAAAGACTTGAGAGGGCCAAAAAGTTTATACCTGATCATGCAGACACTTACTATTACCTTGGTAGGGATTACGAAGCCTTAGGAGACATTTCAAAAGCAGTATACCACTACAAGACTGCTTTGGAGCTGTCCCAAGGTAAAGCAGAATGGTCAAAAGATGCTCAAGAAAGGCTCAGAAGATTACAAAACATGTGATAGAATTTTAAGATGATCTAGATCACAGGAGGTGCGCAATGACCGCCAAGCTGATCTTTAACACTCAGGATCACAAAGTAGCCTTCTACGAAGAACTTACACCAGCAAGTGCGGTGCAGGCAAATCAGTACCTTATAATCCACAAAGGTGAGGGCATGCTATTGGATCCCGGAGGACACAAGGTATTCCCTAAGCTCCTCTCGGACATATCCATACTTATACCTACAGGAAACATAAAGTACATACTCCTGTCTCACCAAGACCCTGACATAGTGGCTTCTATAAATGGCTGGCTTATGACAACAAAAGCTTATGCGTACATATCCAAGCTTTGGACAAGATTTCTACCTCACTTTGGTCTTGACTCTCAACTGGAGGAAAGGGTTATTCCTATAGATGACAGTGGTACCAAGCTGAACCTAAACGGCTGTGAACTTCTAATATTGCCAGCTCACTTTCTGCACTCTCCGGGTAATTTTCAGGTATACGACCCATGTTCAAAGATCCTATTTTCCGGAGACTTAGGGGCTTCTTTGGGACAGGATTACTTTTTTGTGGAGGATTTTGAGACGCACATAAAGTATATGGAAGGATTTCACAAAAGGTATATGGCAAGTGGAAAGATCCTAAGGTTCTGGGTGAATATGGTAAGACAGCTTGATGTTGAGATGATAGCTCCTCAGCATGGAGCTATATTTAAAGGAAGAGAGATGGTGGGCAGGTTTCTTGAATGGCTTGAAAACCTTGAGGTGGGTGTTGATCTTATGACGCAAGATAAGTACAAATTACCCGTGTGAGTGAACTTAGCATGATGATCATAGCTGGTCCTTGTGTGATAGAAAGTGAAAAGGTAGTTTTTCAGGTTGCTGAAGAGTTAAAACGCCTCTCTGAGATTTACCCTGAGTTTTCTTTTGTCTTTAAGTCTTCTTTTGACAAAGCAAATAGGTCTTCAATAAGGTCATACAGAGGTCCGGGGCTTGAGAAGGGTCTAAAAATACTCCAAAAAGTAAAAGAGGAGCTGGGACTTAGGATCACCACGGATGTACACGAAACTTGGCAGGTGGAACCCGTTGCGCAGATAGTGGATATAATACAGATACCTGCATTCCTAAGCAGGCAGACAGACCTTTTAGTAAAGTCAGCGCAGACGGGGAAGCCTGTGAATGTAAAGAAGGGACAGTTTTTAGCACCTTGGGATGCCAAAAACATCGTGGAAAAGCTCAAACATGCCGGAGCTGTGGATTACTACATAACAGAAAGGGGTACATCCTTTGGCTATAACAATTTGGTAGTGGATTTTAGAGGTTTGGTTATCATGTCGGAATTTACCAAAGTGATCTTTGATGCCACACACAGCGTACAGCTTCCGGGTGGTGCGGGTGATAGGTCCTCAGGTCAAAGGGAGTTTGTACTGCCCTTAATACGCGCAGCTGTTGCGGTAGGTTGTAATGGCATCTTTATGGAGACACACCCAGACCCAGACAATGCTCTCTCCGACGGTCCCAACATGCTACCCCTAAGCTCTCTACAGATGGTGGTCGAGACTGTTCAACGGATACGAAGCGCAGTATCTTCGTAAGCAACAGGATAAACACCGCTAAAACAAGCATCGCAGAATTCATTTGCATCTTTTACACAACCTCTTAAACCTTCTAAGGAAAGGTATTTTAAAGAGTCTGCGCCTATGAACTTTTGTATCTCTTCTTTGGTAAACCTGTTGGCTATGAGTTCTTCTTTCGTAGGTGTATCAATGCCGTAATAACAAGGACCTACTACGGGAGGAGAGGCTATCCTGAGATGCACCTCTTTTGCACCTGCGCGTCTTAACATGCTAACTATCTTCTTTGAAGTCGTGCCTCTCACCAAAGAGTCATCTATGACTACGACCCTTTTGCCTTCAAGCACCGCTCTGTTAGGATTTAGTTTCATGAGAACCTTTATGTCTCTTAGCTCCTGTGTAGGCTCTATAAAGCTTCTTCCCACATAGTGATTTCTTATGATGCCCAACTCAAGGGGGATACCCTTTTGCTGAGAGTAACCTATGGCAGGCACTAAACCAGAATCGGGAACGGGCACTACTATGTCTGCAATTATGTCATCTTCTTTGGCAAGGGCAATACCCATAGCTTTCCTCACTTTGTAGACCCAGTCTCCAAAGAGGTAGCTCTCGGGCTTGGAAAAGTATACAAATTCAAATATGCACATGGCTTTTTTTTCCTGCTGAAAGAGTTGATAACTTCTTATGCCTTTTTTATCCACCACTATCACCTCACCTGGCTTTACCTCTCTCCAAAGCTGAGCTCCCAGTATGTCAAAAGAACAGCTTTCGGATGCAAAAAGCAAGGCGTTTTTTAGCCTGCCCACAAGAAGAGGTCTAAAGCCGAAAGCATCTCTGGCAACCACTAATCTATCTTTGAACATGTATATAACACTGTAGGCACCTTTTACCTTGCTAAGAGCGTAAAAGACCTTGGGCAGTAGCGTAGTGTCCTCTGGATGAAGCCTTATATGCTCAGGTACATACTCCTCCGCATCAAGAAGAGCAAGCAAAAGCTCACTGTCTGAAGTGTGATACAGATTTATGCCTTTTTCTTGAAGCTGAGCCTTTAAGGTATTGTAATTTACCAAGTTTCCATTATGCACCAGTGCCACTGGACCAAGAGAGGTTTTCCTCAAGAGAGGTTGAGCGTTTGCAGACCCAAGGTCTCCCGCTGTGGAGTACCTCACATGAGCTATAGCGATATTTCCATTTAGTGTTTCCATATCCTTAGGACTTATGGATTCCAAAACAAGACCCGTTTTTTTAACCACGTTTATCTTTTCATAATCAGAAACCGCTATACCTACGCTTTCTTGTCCTCTGTGTTGCAAAGCGTATATGCCGTAAAAGGCATACTTTTGTGCCTGCTCCACATTAAAAATTCCAAATATACCGCACATACATAAGAATTTAACGCAAAATGAAAAAAAGCGTATAAAATACTCTTTACATGATAGAGCGCTACACAAGAGAAGAGATAGGAAAAGTATGGTCAGAGGTGAATAAGTTTAAAACATGGCTACAGGTGGAGCTCGCAGTTTGCAGTGCCTGGTCTAAGCTTGGGAAGATACCAAAGGAAGCCTTTGAGGAAATAAAAAAGAAGACTTTTGTAAATGAAGATGTAGTCCAAAAGATAAAAGATTATGAAAGGACTTATAAACACGATGTGCTTGCCTTTATATCCGCCATATCAGAGCAAATACCCTCTTATTCTCACTACTTTCATATGGGTCTTACATCTTCAGATGTGGTAGATACCGCTCTTGCACTGCAGATGAGGGAAGCCTTGCAGATAATCCTTAAAGATGTTGAGCTTGTGCTTGAAGAGTTAAAAAAGCTTTCTTTTGAACACAAGCACACTCTCATGATGGGAAGAACTCACGGTGTGCACGCAGAACCCATAACTCTTGGCATAAAGTTTGCAGTGTGGTATGACGAGATGAAAAGAAACAAAGAGAGGCTCTTGAGAGCATACGAGAGTGTATCTTACGGTAAGCTTTCTGGTGCAGTGGGAACATACTCAAACCTTGATCCAAGGGTAGAACAGATAGCCCTTGAGGAGTTGGGACTAAAAGTAGAGCCTGCAAGCACTCAGATAGTGCATAGAGACAGACATGCAGACCTTATGTATGCAATAGCCTGTTGTGCCACATCCCTTGAGAAGTTTGCCACAGAGATAAGACACTTACAGAGAACCGAGGTTTTGGAGCTTCAAGAGCCCTTCACAGAAGGTCAAAGGGGATCTTCTGCCATGCCTCACAAGAAAAACCCCATACACTCAGAACGCATATGTGGTCTTGCGAGGGTGCTAAGAGCCAACCTTTTGGTGGCTCTTGAGAACATGGTGCTCTGGCACGAAAGGGACATATCCCACTCTTCCGCAGAAAGGATAATAATTCCCGATAGCACCATAGCCCTTGACTACATGCTAAATCTCTTTTTAGAGATACTAAAAGGTCTTGTGATAAACGAAGATAGGATGATGAAAAACATGGAGCTATCTTACGGACTTTATGCATCTTCAAAGGTGTTAGTAATCCTCATGGAAAAAGGAACACCAAGGGATAAAGCTTATGAGATAGTCCAAAGGTGTGCCATGAAAAGCTGGCAGGAAGGCATACCCTTTAAAGAAGCACTACTTCTTGATGAGGAAGCAAGATCCCTTCTTAGTCCGCAGGACATACAGTCAGCGACAGACCCAAGGAGCTTTCTAAGAAACATAGACCACATATACCAAAAGGTGTTTGGTGCTCTATAATACATGTGATGATGACAGAGATATACAAACTTCACGGACTTACTAAAGAAGAATACGAGCGCATACTGGAAAAGCTGGGAAGAGAGCCAAACCACGTGGAGCTTGGGATTTTGGGAGCCATGTGGTCAGAGCACTGCTCCTACAAGTCCTCAAAGGTATTTCTCAAGATGTTTCCTACAAAATCCGAAAGGGTAGTTCAGGGTCCGGGTGAGAACGCAGGCGTAGTAATGCTTGATGAGCATGTGTGGATAGCTTTCAAAGTTGAGAGCCACAACCATCCTTCTTACATAGAGCCTTTTAACGGTGCAGCAACTGGTGTTGGTGGCATCATAAGAGATGTGCTTTCTATGGGTGCAAGGCCCATAGCTCTTGGTAATTCACTGAGGTTTGGTCCCCTTAACGATCCCAAAACGAAGCATTTAGTAAAAGGTGTGGTCAAAGGTATAAGCCATTACGGGAACTCCATAGGTGTACCTAATGTGTGCGGTGAAACCTTTTTTGAAGAGTGCTACATTACTAATCCTCTTGTTAACGCTTTTTGCTTAGGTGTCTTACCAGCAGGTAGAATTTACACCTCAAGAGCAAAAGAGCCGGGTCAGGTGCTTGTGCTTATAGGTTCTTCAACGGGAAGAGATGGCATACACGGCGCGGTGATGGCTTCGGGTGAGTTTTCACAGGACAAAGAATCAAAAAGGTCTCATGTACAGGTAGGTGATCCATACTTTGGTAAAAAGCTCATAGAAGCCATCATGGAGATCATTGAAAAGGACTTAGTGGTAGGATTACAGGACTTGGGAGCAGCGGGACTTGCAGGTGCCAGCTCAGAAGTAGCCAACAAGTCCCGTATGGGTGTAGAGCTCTATCTTGAAAAGGTCCCTCTCAGAGAAGAAGGAATGGAGCCTTACGAGATACTCCTTTCGGAAAGTCAGGAAAGGATGCTCTTGATAACAGACCCAGAAAAGGTGGATGAGATACAAGCGGTGGCAAAAAGCCACCACTTGGAGTGTGCTCTGGTGGGCAAGCTTACCGACGATGGATACTTTAGAGCCTTTTTCAATGGGCAGGTAGTAGCAGAACTTCCCATAAGTCTTATAGTGGAAGAGGCACCAGTTTATGTAAGAGAGAGAAAGGAACCCTCTTACATAGCGGAGATAAGAAACTTCCATCAGGAGCAACTGCCAGAAGTGGATCTCAAAGAAGCGTTATACACTCTTTTATCCTCTCCCAACATATGTGCAAAGGAATGGATTTATAGCCAGTATGACTATCAGGTGGGTACAAACACAGTGTTAAAGCCAGGTGGTGATGCTGCGGTGCTTCGCATAAAATGGCCTATAAGACCCCAGATAAAGAGCGACAAACTCATTGCCATAACCATGGAAGGAAACTCTCGCATGACCTACCTAAACCCTTACGAAGGTGGGAAGTTTGTAGTAGCGGAAGCGTGTAGAAACTTAGCCTGTGTAGGTGCAGTGCCCGTAGGCATAACAGACTGTCTTAATTTTGGCAATCCCGAAAGGCCAGAGATCATGTGGCAGTTGGAACAGGCTATAAAGGGTATGGCAGATGCCTGCCAATATTTTGGTGTCCCAGTGGTGAGTGGTAATGTGTCTCTTTACAACGAGACTGTGGAGCAAAAGACTGCAAGGAACATATACCCAACTCCCGTAGTAGTAGCGGTAGGTGTAGTAGAAAACAGAAAGTTTTTAGACCATAAGTTTAAGGAAGATGGGCATCTCATATTTCTTATCGGAGACCTAAGAAGAGGTTCAAAAATTGACGGAAGTGAGTTTCTCAAGAGAATACACGGTAAAGTTTTAGGGGATGTACCTGAGGTTAATCTTGAAAAGGAAAAAGCCCTCCATGGTTTACTTCTTAGGTTGATAAATGAAGACCTCATACTATCCGCTCATGATGTTTCAACGGGTGGTTTAATGGTGTGCCTGTTGGAATGCCTTTTTGGAACTTCCTTAGGTGCCACCATAAACCTCTATACAGGTGAAAGGCTTGACTTCTTCTTATTTTCTGAAAATCCTACTAGGGTAGTGGTGAGCGTAAAAAAAGAAGATGCAGAAACCTTTAAAGACATCACAGAAGCGGAAGGTATAGATTGGGTACTCTTAGGTAGGACAACAGATGACGGGATATTAAGGATAGAGCTTTACGACGAACCGGTAATGGAGGAAAAGTTAGAACCCTTGGAGGAACTATGGAAAAACACCTTAGAAAAAGCCTTGTCGCATACTTTATAACCTTTTTTTTCATCTTAGCAAGCGATTTGGTAACTAAGAAGCTGGCTGAGCACTACCTTTATAACAGAGAGGTAAGTTTACTGCCCTTTTTACACTTAGTGCTTGTTTACAATAAAGGAGTAGCTTTTGGTATCCTCTCAAATGCACCAGATATCATTAGGCTGCCCCTTGTGCTTTTAAGTCCGTTGGTAGCACTTGTTCTTACATTTTTGTATGCCATTAAACGCAAAGATACAACAACCGCTCTCCTTATGGGTATGGTGGCTGGTGGTGCTATAGGAAATTTCCATGATAGACTTTTTTTAGGTTATGTAAGGGATTTTATATACATATCATACGGTAAGTTCTCTTGGCCTGCTTTTAACCTTGCGGACATGGGCATAAGTGTAGCCATATTACTTTTGCTTACATTGTCTTTTAGTCCTTCTAATAGCCACTGCAAAAACTAAAATGGGCGATGGAGGATTCGAACCTCCGACCTCCATCGTGTGAGGATGGCGCTCTACCTCTGAGCTAATCGCCCTCTTGGATAAATATTATAATGGTTCTTTATGCAAATACACATCATGGGTTCTGACCAAAGGATAGTCAGGTGTGCCAGAGTGTCCTTTGGTAAAGATGATAAGGTGGACATTGAAAGGGACAAAAAGCTTATAAAGTATCTCTTTGATCACCGACATGCCAGTCCCTTTGAGCATGTAATAATTGCCTTTGAAGGGGACAAGGAAGTTTGGATTTCTCTTCTTCAAAAGGTGCAGAGTCCCGTCTTCCAAGTTTATTGGGCAGGAGGTTATGTGTGGTTAAACTTGAGGAACTTTATAAACGCACTTGAACACATGCCACAAGATGTCAAGCAAGAGGTGAAGAACAAATTACCAACCGCTTACGCTGTTATTCACGGAGAAGATGCGAAGGATTATTCCACAGACAGCTTCTATGTTTCCCAGAGGATAGAGACATCTTCAGGATGGATAGGGCTTGTGGATAAGCTTGAACTTGGTACAATTATGGATTATTACACCTTTGTTGTAGAATGCCCTCTCTTTGTTGCAAGACAGTGGCACAGACACAGGTTTGGATCTTTTAACGAGGTGAGTAGGAGGTACGTGAGCTACGAACCTTCTTTTTACATACCTTCTTATTTGCGTAAACAATCTGATAAAAACAAACAGGCATCAACAGACGAAAAGATAGATGAACCTTGGAACTCCCTATTTATGAAGAAGATAAAATGGTATATAGAGGACTTACGCACCCTTTACGAAAACATGATAGAAAAGGGAGTTGCCAAAGAGCTTGCCAGAGGCATACTTCCACAGTTTATGCACACAAGGTTTTACTGGACAGTTCCGAGAATCTCTTTAGACAACTTTATACGCCTGAGGACCCACGAAGGAGCGCAGAAAGAAATAAGAGAGTTCGCTGAGGCTATAGTAAGTATGGTAGGCTATAAAAATAGCGCTACTTTCAGGTTATGATGCATTTTGCGTGCTCAAGAAAGTCTTTGAACTTTATGTTTCCCTCTCTTACTAACCTTAAACCCTTCTTTCCAATAAGCCTGACTATGGTTGATGGTTCTCCTTTTATGTATCCAGCATCCACATAAAGGTCTATCTTATCGCCAAAGTATTCTTGTGCTATACTTACATCAACGGCCGGATCCTTCCCTTCTGGGTTAGCGCTGGGTGCTACAAGAGGTGCGTTTAGCTCTTGCATAAGCTTCATAACAAAACTGTCCTCTTTTGGCAGTCTTATGGCTATGCTCTTCTTTCCCCTTGTGAGATATAAGGGAATAGAGTTTTTTTTGTAAAAGATCACGGTAGCGTGCGTATCAAGAAGGTCCCAGAGTTCTTCGTCTGCATACAGATCAAAAAATCTAAGCCATTCTTTGTCAGGAATGAGCACTATAAAGGGCCTTCCTGAAGGTCTTCTTATGGAGTAGAGTCTTTCTACCGCTTGTTCATTTGTAGCATCAGCTACAAGCCCATATATAGTGTCTGTAGGACAGAAAACTATCCCACCTTCTTTTAACACTTTGACCGCTTCTTTTAGCCCCGCTTGGTTAGCTTCTACCACCCTCATAGTTCTATAATTTTTATGATCTTATCCAAATCGGGTGGAAGAGTTATAGGCTCTTCGCACACACTCATAGCTGTATTTGGGTCTTTAAGGCCATTTCCCGTTAATGTGCATACTACTGTCTCACCACCTTTAAAAAAGCCTTCCCTTGTGAGTTTTATAAGTCCAGCTATGCACGCTGCAGAGGCTGGCTCGCAGAATATACCTTCCCTTGAAGCTACAAGCTTATAAGCGTTTAGTATTTCTTCATCGCTGACTGCATCTATTCTTCCACCAGACTCACTGGAAGCTTCAAGAGCCTGTTGCCAACTGTATGGGTTTCCTATCTTTATAGCGGTAGCAATAGTTTGAGGGTTTTTTATCACATAACCCTTTACTATGGGAGCTGCTCCTTCTGCTTGCCATCCCATCATTTTTGGGAGCTTTTTGATCTTACCATGCTTAAAATACTCCTTGTAGCCTTTCCAGTATGCGGTTATGTTCCCTGCATTTCCAACGGGTATAAAGTGGTAATCAGGAGCTTCTCCCAAAGCATCGCACACTTCAAAAGAGGCGGTTTTTTGCCCCTCTATACGGAAAGGATTTACCGAATTGACAATTTCAACAGGTAGAAGTTCTCCTATCTTCCTAACCATGTATAAGGCATCATCAAAATTCCCTTGTAGAGCTATCACTTTGGCACCATAGATGACTGCTTGAGAGAGCTTACCCAAGGCTACAGCACCCTTTGGAAGAATAACATAGGCTCTTAGCCCAGCCTTTGCAGCGTAAGCAGCAGCGGAAGCAGAGGTGTTTCCTGTAGATGCACATATGACTGCTTTTTTGCCACTCTCTACAGCTTTAGATATGGCTAAGGTCATACCTCTGTCCTTAAAAGATCCCGTTGGATTTAGTCCTTCGTACTTTAGAAATATATCACCTTTAAAACCTATAGCTTTTGCAAGATTTTCTGCGTGTATAAGTGGTGTATTGCCTTCACATAGAGTTATTACAGGTGTGTTTTCGGAAACTGGTAAAAACTCTCTGTATTCGTGTATCACACCGCGCCAGTAGTTCATAACTTACTGCTCTTTCTTTTGCGATTCTTGGCCCTCCTTGGATTTTTCCAATTCTTTCTTGGCACCTTCTATAGCACCCGATGCTGCAGCTGAAGCAACCCTTATGATCCTGTTAGCAACGTCCAAAAGTGAAGTGGCTATTTCTCTTGCCTTTTCGATAGGTACCTGCACTATAGGTTTTTCCTCAATGCCTATTTTCTCTTTGAGAGCTTTGAGTTCCTTTTCCAGCCTCTCAATCTCTTCCCTTAGACTTATCTCTTCTTTCTTCTCTTCTTGCATATTTTTTTCCTCCTTGCTTATATTTTATCACATAGATGGAAGAGTTTTCTGCAGGTGGTGTTCTCTTAAAAGGGAATCAGGTGCTCCTTATAAAAAGTCCTTCTGGAGTTTGGACTTTTCCAAAAGGTATGGTAGAGGAAGGAGAAGACCCAAAGGATACCGCTATCAGAGAAGTACAGGAAGAAACCGCAGTAAAAGGTGAGGTGCTTCAAAAAATAGGTGAGATTGAGTACTTTTATACCAAAAATGGCAAAAGGGTCAAAAAGAAGGTAGTTTACTTTTTGATGAAATACAAGGAAGGAGAACCAAAGGCATCTTGGGAAGTTCAAGATGCAAGGTTCTTTCCTATTGAGGAGGCACAAAAGCTTCTGAAATACAAAGGGGACAAAGAGATATTCAAAAAGGCTTTGCAATTAGCTCCACTCTTTTCCAAAGACCTCTAAAGGTATGTTGGGTTCTGGATTTATATCAAGAGGTGCGGTGATACCTCTTTTAAACCTTTGCATGCCTGCATACGCTATCATACAGGCATTGTCTGTAGAAAACTTAGGATGAGGAAGGTAAACTTCATAGCCAAGGGCTTCAAGTTTGCTAAACCTTTTCCTAAGCTCTGAGTTAGCAGATACTCCACCTACCACAACTACGCGCTTTACACCCGTCATCTCTACACTTTTCATAACCTTCATTTCCAAGATGTCAATTACCGCCTGTTGGAAAGAGCAAGCAAGGTCCTCTGGTACATATTTACCATTCTCCACTATCTGTCTAACTGCTGTCTTTAGACCGCTGAAGGACATATTGAGGTCTGAGCTCTTTATCATAGGTCTGGGTAGCGCATAAGTGGGTTTTCCTTTTTGTGCAAGCTTATCTATGATGGGTCCTCCTGGGTAGCCAAGCCCCATGAGCTTTGCCACCTTGTCATAGCTTTCTCCTACCGCATCATCAAGAGTTCCACCTAAGAAAGTATACCTGCCAAAGTCTTCAACAAGGTAAATGTCCGTGTGTCCACCAGACACCACAAGAGAGATAAAAGGGTATTCCACAGGTCTTTCTAAGAAGACTGAGTATATGTGTCCTTCAAGATGATGCACTGGCACTATAGGTTTTCCCAGAGCATAAGCCAGAGATTTGGCAAAAGCAACACCTACTACCAAAGAGAGAATAAGCCCAGGAGTGAGCGTAAAAGATATAAAGTCTATTTGGGATATGTCCACATGGGTGCTTTTCAAAAGTTTATCAAACAGAGGGAGTATGTTTCTTGTATGCTCTCTTGCCGAAAGCTCAGGTACCACACCCCCAAAGTCTGAATGTACAGTTTGAGATAGCAGTATATCACCTATTATACCTTTTTCTGAGGAGAGGAAGGCAAGCGCTGTCTCGTCGCATGAAGTTTCTATGGCAAGGGTTATCATGCAGCCTTCTTTATAGCTTGCCCTTTGTGTATTATCTCAATAGCTTTCCTTAGCTGAGGATCTAACTCAGGCAGAAGTATG
The DNA window shown above is from Hydrogenobacter hydrogenophilus and carries:
- the tsaD gene encoding tRNA (adenosine(37)-N6)-threonylcarbamoyltransferase complex transferase subunit TsaD, whose translation is MITLAIETSCDETALAFLSSEKGIIGDILLSQTVHSDFGGVVPELSAREHTRNILPLFDKLLKSTHVDISQIDFISFTLTPGLILSLVVGVAFAKSLAYALGKPIVPVHHLEGHIYSVFLERPVEYPFISLVVSGGHTDIYLVEDFGRYTFLGGTLDDAVGESYDKVAKLMGLGYPGGPIIDKLAQKGKPTYALPRPMIKSSDLNMSFSGLKTAVRQIVENGKYVPEDLACSFQQAVIDILEMKVMKSVEMTGVKRVVVVGGVSANSELRKRFSKLEALGYEVYLPHPKFSTDNACMIAYAGMQRFKRGITAPLDINPEPNIPLEVFGKEWS
- the lspA gene encoding signal peptidase II — encoded protein: MEKHLRKSLVAYFITFFFILASDLVTKKLAEHYLYNREVSLLPFLHLVLVYNKGVAFGILSNAPDIIRLPLVLLSPLVALVLTFLYAIKRKDTTTALLMGMVAGGAIGNFHDRLFLGYVRDFIYISYGKFSWPAFNLADMGISVAILLLLTLSFSPSNSHCKN
- a CDS encoding L-threonylcarbamoyladenylate synthase, coding for MRVVEANQAGLKEAVKVLKEGGIVFCPTDTIYGLVADATNEQAVERLYSIRRPSGRPFIVLIPDKEWLRFFDLYADEELWDLLDTHATVIFYKKNSIPLYLTRGKKSIAIRLPKEDSFVMKLMQELNAPLVAPSANPEGKDPAVDVSIAQEYFGDKIDLYVDAGYIKGEPSTIVRLIGKKGLRLVREGNIKFKDFLEHAKCIIT
- the thyX gene encoding FAD-dependent thymidylate synthase; the encoded protein is MQIHIMGSDQRIVRCARVSFGKDDKVDIERDKKLIKYLFDHRHASPFEHVIIAFEGDKEVWISLLQKVQSPVFQVYWAGGYVWLNLRNFINALEHMPQDVKQEVKNKLPTAYAVIHGEDAKDYSTDSFYVSQRIETSSGWIGLVDKLELGTIMDYYTFVVECPLFVARQWHRHRFGSFNEVSRRYVSYEPSFYIPSYLRKQSDKNKQASTDEKIDEPWNSLFMKKIKWYIEDLRTLYENMIEKGVAKELARGILPQFMHTRFYWTVPRISLDNFIRLRTHEGAQKEIREFAEAIVSMVGYKNSATFRL
- a CDS encoding NUDIX hydrolase translates to MEEFSAGGVLLKGNQVLLIKSPSGVWTFPKGMVEEGEDPKDTAIREVQEETAVKGEVLQKIGEIEYFYTKNGKRVKKKVVYFLMKYKEGEPKASWEVQDARFFPIEEAQKLLKYKGDKEIFKKALQLAPLFSKDL
- the thrC gene encoding threonine synthase; translated protein: MNYWRGVIHEYREFLPVSENTPVITLCEGNTPLIHAENLAKAIGFKGDIFLKYEGLNPTGSFKDRGMTLAISKAVESGKKAVICASTGNTSASAAAYAAKAGLRAYVILPKGAVALGKLSQAVIYGAKVIALQGNFDDALYMVRKIGELLPVEIVNSVNPFRIEGQKTASFEVCDALGEAPDYHFIPVGNAGNITAYWKGYKEYFKHGKIKKLPKMMGWQAEGAAPIVKGYVIKNPQTIATAIKIGNPYSWQQALEASSESGGRIDAVSDEEILNAYKLVASREGIFCEPASAACIAGLIKLTREGFFKGGETVVCTLTGNGLKDPNTAMSVCEEPITLPPDLDKIIKIIEL